From a single Capsicum annuum cultivar UCD-10X-F1 chromosome 12, UCD10Xv1.1, whole genome shotgun sequence genomic region:
- the LOC107850425 gene encoding heat shock 70 kDa protein 15 yields MSVVGFDFGNESGVVAVARQRGIDVVLNDESKRETPAIVCFGEKQRFLGTAGAASSMMNPKNTISQIKRLIGRQFSDPELQRDLKALPFSLTEGPDGYPLIHARYLGEMRTFTPTQVLGMVFSDLKTIAEKNLNAAVVDCCIGIPIYFTDLQRRAVMDAATIAGLHPLHLIHETTATALAYGIYKTDLPENDPLNVAFVDVGHASLQVCIAGFKKGQLKILAHSFDRNLGGRDFDEALFQHFAAKFKEEYKIDVFQNARACIRLRAACEKLKKVLSANPEAPLNIECLMDEKDVRGFIKRDEFEQISIPILERVKKPLEKALAEAGLTTENIHAVEVVGSSSRVPAIMRILTEFFGKEPRRTMNASECVAKGAALQCAILSPTFKVREFKVNESFPFSIALSWKGPAPDAQNGAPENHQSTIVFPKGNPVPSVKALTFYRSCTFTIDVQYADVSELQVPAKISTYTIGPFQSTKGERAKLKVKVRLSLHGIVSVESATLLEEEEVDVPIVRESTKEPTRMETDEGPSDAAPSTTSEADVNMQDAKGAAAASGAENGVPESGDEPVQMESDAKVEAPKKKVKKTSVPVTEIVYGAMAAADVQKAVEKEFEMALQDRVMEETKDKKNAVESYVYDMRNKLSDKYQEFVTDSEREQFIAKLQEVEDWLYEDGEDETKGVYIAKLEELKKQGDPIEQRYKEYMERGPVIDQFIYCINSYREAAVSNDIKFDHIDLAEKQKVLNECVEAEAWFREKKQQQDALRKYANPVLLSADVRKKAEALDRVCRPIMTKPKPAKPATPETPSPQPPQGGEQQPQGTESPNAGNANATEGASAGSEVPPAAEPMEMDRSETVPSAS; encoded by the exons ATGAGCGTTGTCGGTTTTGACTTTGGGAATGAGAGTGGTGTTGTTGCGGTTGCTAGGCAGAGAGGAATTGATGTTGTACTTAATGACGAATCAAAAAGGGAAACTCCAGCTATTGTCTGCTTTGGAGAGAAGCAGCGATTTCTCGGTACTGCTGGGGCAGCATCAAGCATGATGAACCCAAAGAATACCATTTCCCAGATAAAGAGGCTAATAGGGCGACAGTTTTCAGATCCTGAGCTGCAAAGAGATCTTAAGGCACTGCCCTTCTCACTAACTGAAGGGCCTGATGGATATCCCCTGATCCATGCACGCTATTTGGGGGAAATGAGGACTTTTACGCCTACCCAGGTTCTTGGAATGGTATTTTCGGATCTGAAGACTATAGCAGAGAAGAATCTCAACGCAGCAGTAGTTGATTGTTGCATTGGGATCCCAATTTATTTCACTGATCTTCAGAGGAGAGCTGTAATGGACGCAGCCACCATTGCTGGCTTGCATCCTTTGCATCTAATTCACGAGACAACAGCTACTGCATTAGCATATGGTATTTACAAGACGGATTTACCTGAAAATGATCCATTGAATGTTGCTTTTGTTGACGTTGGGCATGCTAGCTTGCAAGTTTGTATTGCTGGCTTCAAGAAAGGCCAATTGAAGATATTGGCTCATTCATTTGACAGAAATCTTGGCGGGAGGGATTTTGATGAAGCTCTTTTCCAACATTTTGCTGCAAAGTTCAAGGAAGAATATAAAATTGATGTTTTCCAAAATGCTAGGGCATGCATTAGACTTCGAGCTGCttgtgaaaagttgaaaaaggTTCTGAGTGCAAACCCTGAGGCACCTCTGAATATAGAGTGTTTGATGGATGAGAAGGACGTCAGAGGATTTATCAAGAGGGATGAATTTGAGCAAATAAGCATCCCTATACTGGAGAGAGTGAAGAAACCACTGGAGAAAGCTCTTGCTGAAGCTGGGCTTACTACTGAGAACATTCATGCAGTTGAGGTCGTTGGGTCAAGCTCTCGGGTGCCTGCAATTATGAGGATTTTGACAGAGTTCTTCGGTAAGGAACCAAGGCGCACCATGAATGCAAGTGAATGTGTGGCCAAAGGAGCTGCACTGCAATGTGCTATTCTCAGTCCTACTTTTAAAGTGCGAGAATTCAAG GTCAATGAGAGCTTCCCTTTCTCAATTGCATTATCGTGGAAGGGGCCTGCTCCAGATGCACAAAATGGAGCTCCAGAGAATCATCAGAGCACGATTGTTTTCCCCAAAGGGAATCCGGTACCCAGTGTGAAAGCTCTGACATTCTACAGGTCTTGCACATTTACAATAGATGTACAGTATGCTGATGTCAGTGAACTGCAGGTGCCAGCAAAGATCAGTACTTACACG ATCGGACCATTCCAATCTACAAAGGGTGAAAGGGCCAAACTAAAAGTCAAAGTACGTCTAAGCCTGCATGGTATTGTCTCGGTTGAGTCCGCAACT CTTTTGGAAGAAGAAGAGGTGGATGTCCCCATTGTGAGAGAGAGCACTAAGGAACCTACCAGAATGGAAACAGATGAAGGTCCATCTGATGCTGCTCCTTCAACTACATCGGAGGCTGATGTTAATATGCAAGATGCTAAAGGAGCTGCAGCTGCTTCAGGGGCTGAGAATGGTGTTCCAGAATCTGGAGACGAACCTGTCCAAATGGAGTCAGATGCTAAG GTTGAAGCCCCTAAGAAAAAAGTCAAGAAGACATCTGTACCAGTGACAGAGATTGTTTATGGTGCAATGGCAGCTGCTGATGTTCAGAAGGCTGTtgagaaagaatttgaaatgGCTCTTCAGGACCGTGTTATGGAAGAGACGAAGGACAAGAAGAATGCTGTTGAGTCCTATGTTTATGACATGAGGAATAAG CTTTCGGATAAATATCAAGAGTTTGTAACTGATTCAGAAAGAGAACAATTTATTGCTAAACTTCAAGAAGTGGAAGATTGGTTGTATGAAGATGGAGAGGATGAAACTAAGGGTGTTTACATTGCCAAACTCGAGGAGCTTAAGAAG CAAGGTGACCCAATTGAGCAACGATATAAGGAGTACATGGAGAGAGGTCCAGTAATTGATCAGtttatttattgcataaatagttACAGAGAAGCGGCAGTGTCAAATGATATCAAGTTTGATCACATTGATTTAGCAGAGAAGCAGAAG GTTTTGAATGAGTGTGTTGAAGCCGAGGCTTGGTTTAGAGAGAAAAAGCAGCAGCAGGATGCTCTTCGAAAATATGCCAACCCTGTTCTTTTGTCAGCTGATGTTCGAAAGAAAGCAGAGGCACTTGATAG GGTCTGTAGGCCTATAATGACAAAGCCTAAGCCAGCTAAGCCAGCAACTCCTGAAACACCATCACCTCAGCCTCCTCAAGGAGGTGAACAACAGCCTCAGGGTACAGAGAGTCCTAATGCAGGAAATGCAAATGCTACTGAGGGTGCCAGTGCTGGCAGTGAAGTACCACCTGCTGCTGAGCCAATGGAGATGGACAGATCTGAGACTGTTCCAAGTGCTTCATGA